AACGTCCTTGAAGGCGCCCTTGACCTGGGTGCTGAGCACGGCTTCGAGCTTGCCGCCGTTGCGTTCGTCGAGAGTTTCACCGATGCAGATGATCGGCTTGATGCCGGCTTCGAGGGTCTTCTTGACCTTGAGGTTCACCGTTTCGTCGGTTTCGTGGAAGTACTGACGCTGTTCGGAGTGGCCGATGATGATGTATTCGGCGCCGATTTCCTTGACCATGTCAACGGAGACCTTGCCGGTGAATGCGCCCTGGTCCTTCCAGTGGATGTCCTGGATGGCGAGCTTCACGTTGGTACCCTTGATGACGTCGGCGACCTTGGCGGCAGCGAGGTAAGTCGGGGCGATGACCACTTCGGTCTTCTTCACGTCCTTGACGGCTTCCACGATATCCTTAGCGAGCTGAACGGATTCGCTAACGGTCTTGTTCATCTTCCAGTTACCAGCAATGATATACTGACGCATAATTA
The genomic region above belongs to Fibrobacter sp. and contains:
- the tpiA gene encoding triose-phosphate isomerase; amino-acid sequence: MRQYIIAGNWKMNKTVSESVQLAKDIVEAVKDVKKTEVVIAPTYLAAAKVADVIKGTNVKLAIQDIHWKDQGAFTGKVSVDMVKEIGAEYIIIGHSEQRQYFHETDETVNLKVKKTLEAGIKPIICIGETLDERNGGKLEAVLSTQVKGAFKDVSAEDAAKCVLAYEPVWAIGTGVTATDEQAQDTQAFVRNVVKEIYGEAVAEGMRIQYGGSMKGANAAGLLAQKDIDGGLIGGAGLKANTFKEIIDAAEAK